From Dromaius novaehollandiae isolate bDroNov1 chromosome 15, bDroNov1.hap1, whole genome shotgun sequence, a single genomic window includes:
- the LOC112994358 gene encoding sulfate transporter-like, whose product MYMNAILHGRACSPVLLRSGAMEDTSSQKSGQNKDTLSSLTPEESPVHRTYIRLEEYEPVDLSTQDLILKKAREVCQCNIQTIITFFRHLFPVLDWLPRYNVKTQLLGDVISGLLVGIVAIPQSISYSLLANQDPIYGIYTNFFCSIIYFAMATSRHNFVGTFGVLCLMIGQSVNRHLQLAGYSDDDADSVANSTSSANGTDVCDSSCYAITVALSLSFLVGLYQILLGILQLGFVSVYLSEPLLSGFVTGSSLTIITSQMKYLLGLKISRHEGVGSFILTWVDLFRYIQNTNICDLVTSLVALAIIVPVKEINDRYKDKMKAPFPIELVVVIVATVLSHYFNFEERYNSAVCGDIPTGFRKPTLPDIKLFSSLAIDALPIAIIGFATTVSLAEIFGKKHGYAVRANQEMIAIGMCNLIPSFFYCFASSAALTKTLLKESTGTQTQVSGLVNSLVLLLVLLWIAPLFYSLQTSILGVITIVNLRGGLRKFRDTPRMWQLSKVDTVVWWTTMLASTLITTEIGLLVGVCFALLCIIFRTQRPRATLLGNVSNSEIYEDQSTYKQLSSVANIKIFRFESSLYYANKDYFKTILYQKTGVNPTLLAAKHRKVEAQANADTGKSKNFFFTRFDCLKPAKKRAEKSPADVCPPSIDMHTLIIDCGAMQFIDTVGFSALKEMHHDYKGIGVQVLLANCNPSIRHLLQKGGWAGKTDCGSQLAFHSVHDAVKFAERWYHVQQESKEKKDALLDPEDLSFQSSL is encoded by the exons ATGTACATGAATGCAATACTTCATGGGCGTGCCTGCTCTCCTGTCTTACTTAGATCTGGTGCAATGGAGGACACGTCAAGTCAGAAGTCAGGACAGAATAAAGACACACTGAGCTCCCTCACGCCAGAAGAGTCTCCTGTCCATCGTACATACATCAGGTTGGAGGAATATGAGCCTGTGGACCTCAGCACCCAGGATCTCATCCTAAAGAAAGCCAGAGAGGTCTGCCAATGCAATATTCAAACTATCATCACCTTCTTCCGTCATCTGTTCCCGGTGTTGGACTGGCTTCCCCGTTACAATGTCAAGACACAGTTGCTTGGGGATGTCATATCTGGGCTGCTGGTGGGGATAGTTGCCATTCCGCAGTCCATCTCATATTCCTTATTAGCGAACCAGGATCCCATCTATGGAATCTACACCAACTTCTTCTGCAGTATCATCTACTTTGCTATGGCCACATCGCGCCATAACTTTGTTGGCACCTTTGGTGTCCTGTGCCTGATGATTGGGCAGTCTGTGAATCGGCACCTTCAGCTAGCAGGGTACAGTGACGACGATGCTGACTCAGTGGCGAATTCCACCTCCTCCGCTAATGGGACAGATGTCTGTGACAGCAGTTGCTATGCCATCACTGTGGCCCTTTCCTTAAGCTTTCTGGTTGGTCTTTACCAG ATCCTGCTGGGGATTTTACAGCTGGGCTTTGTGTCTGTCTACCTGTCAGAACCTCTCCTCAGCGGCTTTGTGACTGGCTCCAGTCTCACCATTATCACTTCCCAGATGAAGTATCTGCTGGGACTGAAAATCTCTCGTCACGAAGGGGTGGGGTCCTTCATCTTGACGTGGGTTGACCTTTTCAGATACATCCAGAACACCAACATCTGTGACCTGGTGACCAGTCTGGTTGCTTTGGCCATCATTGTGCCTGTCAAAGAGATCAATGACCGGTATAAAGACAAGATGAAGGCCCCATTCCCTATAGAGCTGGTGGTGGTCATTGTAGCTACAGTGCTATCGCACTACTTCAACTTTGAAGAGCGATACAATTCTGCTGTTTGCGGGGACATCCCCACTGGTTTCAGGAAACCCACCCTACCAGATATAAAACTGTTTTCCAGCCTAGCCATTGATGCTCTGCCCATTGCTATTATTGGCTTTGCCACGACTGTCTCCCTGGCAGAAATCTTTGGCAAAAAGCACGGCTACGCTGTTCGTGCCAATCAAGAGATGATCGCCATTGGCATGTGCAACTTGATCCCTTCTTTTTTCTACTGCTttgccagctctgcagccctgacGAAGACTCTGCTGAAGGAATCCACGGGGACCCAGACGCAGGTCTCTGGCCTGGTCAACTCCTTGGTGCTGCTACTAGTGCTGCTGTGGATTGCTCCACTCTTTTACTCACTACAAACATCCATCCTGGGCGTGATCACTATCGTCAACTTGCGGGGTGGCCTGAGGAAGTTCCGTGACACCCCCCGAATGTGGCAGCTCAGCAAGGTGGACACAGTGGTGTGGTGGACGACCATGCTGGCCTCCACGCTGATCACCACAGAGATTGGGCTCCTTGTGGGTGtctgctttgctctgctctgcatcATCTTCCGCACACAGAGACCCAGGGCCACGCTCCTGGGCAATGTCAGCAACTCAGAAATCTATGAGGACCAATCCACTTACAAACAGCTCAGCAGTGTTGCCAATATCAAGATCTTCCGCTTTGAGTCATCCCTTTACTATGCCAACAAGGACTATTTCAAGACTATTCTCTATCAGAAAACTGGGGTAAACCCTACTCTGCTGGCTGCTAAGCATCGAAAGGTGGAAGCCCAGGCAAATGCAGACACAGGCAAGAGCAAGAACTTTTTCTTCACCAGGTTTGACTGTCTGAAACCTGCCAAGAAAAGGGCTGAGAAATCTCCAGCAGATGTCTGTCCTCCTTCCATAGATATGCACACCTTAATCATTGACTGTGGGGCTATGCAGTTCATAGATACGGTGGGTTTCTCTGCGCTAAAGGAGATGCATCATGACTATAAGGGTATTGGTGTCCAGGTACTCTTGGCCAACTGCAACCCTTCCATCCGCCACCTGCTCCAGAAGGGAGGCTGGGCTGGCAAAACAGACTGTGGCAGCCAGTTGGCTTTCCACAGTGTCCATGATGCAGTGAAGTTTGCTGAAAGGTGGTACCATGTGCAgcaggagagcaaggagaaaaaggatGCTCTCCTGGACCCTGAAGACCTGAGCTTCCAGTCATCTTTGTAG
- the SLC26A2 gene encoding sulfate transporter isoform X2: MQGRLLGVLPSPLTLILVFSWGVFKMAAVIEFNNIHSVSEVPEEDDAKHSFHHRMFLEPQEKKRNMKALVVKQAKKTCSCTPAKVKDCVFSLLPVLQWLPKYKLREYLLGDIMSGLIVGILLVPQSIAYSLLAGQEPIYGLYTSFFASIIYFIFGTSRHISVGIFGVLCLMVGQVVDREVQRAGYDLEPAALSVHADTVTYVNTTISLVNQTSRQPFCDKSCYAITVGATMTFIAGIYQVAMGFFQVGFVSVYLSDSLLSGFVTGASFTILTSQAKYLLGLDIPRSSGIGSLVTTWINIFRNIHKTNICDLITSFLCFLVLIPTKELNEHFKSRLKAPIPVELAVIVVATLASHFGKLRENYSSSVAGHIPTGFLPPRPPDWNLIPHVALDALPIAIIGFAITVSLSEMFAKKHGYTVKANQEMYAIGFCNILPSFFHCFTTSAALAKTLVKESTGCRTQLSGMVTALVILLVLLVIAPLFYSLQKCVLAVITIVNLRGALRKFKDLPKMWHLSKVDTVIWLVTMASSALISTEIGLLVGVCFSMLCVIFRTQRPEAPLLGWVAESETYESLSAYKNLQTKPGIMVFRFEAPLYYINKECFKSTLYKQTGVNPVWVKAAKKKAAKRMLREKGVDSGGKPTSISVELVSEPLEFHTIVIDCCAIQFLDTAGIRTLKEVCKDYREIDVQVLLAQCNPSVRSSLIRGEFFKEGEDHLLFHSVHQAVDFALGVQEHNRSCASKN; the protein is encoded by the exons GGAGTCTTCAAGATGGCAGCAGTGATAGAATTCAACAACATCCATTCGGTGTCTGAAGTGCCAGAAGAAGATGATGCTAAACACAGCTTTCATCACAGAATGTTTTTGGAACCTCAAGAGAAGAAGAGGAACATGAAGGCTCTGGTGGTTaagcaagcaaagaaaacttGCAGCTGCACTCCAGCCAAAGTTAAAGACTGTGTTTTCAGTCTCCTTCCTGTCTTGCAGTGGCTTCCTAAGTACAAACTGAGAGAGTACCTACTGGGAGACATAATGTCTGGTCTGATTGTGGGGATCTTGTTAGTCCCACAGTCAATTGCATATTCTctcctggctgggcaggagcctATTTATGGCCTTTATACATCCTTTTTTGCAAgcattatttatttcatatttggAACCTCCCGCCACATCTCAGTTGGCATCTTTGGTGTGCTTTGTCTGATGGTGGGACAAGTGGTGGACCGTGAGGTACAGAGAGCTGGCTATGACTTAGAGCCAGCTGCTCTTAGTGTCCATGCAGATACAGTAACATACGTAAACACCACCATTTCCCTTGTGAATCAGACATCACGTCAGCCATTCTGTGATAAAAGCTGCTATGCAATTACTGTGGGAGCCACCATGACCTTCATAGCTGGAATTTATCAG GTGGCCATGGGTTTCTTTCAAGTGGGCTTTGTCTCAGTGTACCTCTCCGATTCATTGCTCAGCGGATTTGTCACAGGTgcctcctttaccatcctgacctcacaagccaagtaTCTCCTGGGCCTAGACATTCCACGGAGCAGTGGCATCGGCTCCCTTGTAACCACATGGATAAACATCTTCAGAAACATACATAAGACCAACATTTGTGATCTCATCACCAGCTTCTTATGCTTTCTTGTTCTCATCCCAACCAAAGAGCTTAATGAACACTTTAAATCCAGGCTCAAGGCTCCAATACCAGTTGAATTAGCTGTGATTGTGGTAGCTACTTTGGCATCTCACTTTGGGAAGCTGAGAGAAAATTACAGCTCAAGTGTTGCTGGACACATCCCAACAGGGTTTCTCCCTCCTCGCCCTCCAGACTGGAACCTGATTCCTCATGTGGCTTTGGATGCTCTCCCCATAGCTATTATTGGCTTTGCCATCACTGTCTCCTTGTCAGAGATGTTTGCCAAGAAGCACGGTTACACTGTGAAGGCCAATCAAGAGATGTATGCCATTGGCTTCTGCAACATACTTCCCTCTTTCTTCCATTGCTTTACAACAAGTGCAGCCCTTGCCAAGACACTTGTTAAAGAGTCCACAGGTTGTAGGACACAGCTATCTGGCATGGTGACTGCTTTGGTCATCCTATTAGTCCTTCTTGTGATTGCACCTTTATTTTATTCCCTTCAGAAATGTGTCCTTGCTGTCATAACCATTGTAAACCTCAGAGGAGCCCTGCGGAAGTTCAAGGACCTGCCCAAAATGTGGCACTTGAGCAAAGTGGACACAGTGATCTGGCTAGTTACTATGGCATCCTCAGCACTCATAAGTACTGAGATTGGTCTTTTGGTTGGTGTTTGCTTCTCTATGCTCTGTGTCATTTTTCGAACTCAGAGACCAGAGGCACCGCTGCTTGGCTGGGTGGCAGAGTCTGAAACATATGAATCCCTGTCTGCTTATAAGAACTTGCAAACCAAGCCAGGCATCATGGTGTTCCGTTTTGAAGCACCCCTCTACTACATCAACAAAGAATGCTTTAAATCCACCCTGTACAAGCAAACTGGAGTTAACCCGGTCTGGGTGAAGGCAgcaaagaaaaaggcagcaaagaGAATGCTTAGAGAGAAAGGGGTGGATTCTGGCGGCAAACCGACCAGCATCTCGGTGGAACTTGTCTCTGAACCCCTGGAGTTTCACACAATAGTGATTGACTGTTGTGCAATACAGTTCCTGGACACGGCTGGAATACGTACGCTCAAAGAGGTCTGCAAGGATTACAGAGAGATAGATGTCCAGGTGCTACTGGCCCAGTGCAACCCTTCTGTGAGGAGTTCCCTGATCCGGGGAGAATTCTTTAAAGAGGGGGAGGACCACCTTCTCTTCCACAGTGTGCACCAGGCTGTGGACTTTGCATTGGGTGTGCAGGAGCACAACAGGAGCTGTGCTTCTAAAAACTAG
- the SLC26A2 gene encoding sulfate transporter isoform X1, with translation MAAVIEFNNIHSVSEVPEEDDAKHSFHHRMFLEPQEKKRNMKALVVKQAKKTCSCTPAKVKDCVFSLLPVLQWLPKYKLREYLLGDIMSGLIVGILLVPQSIAYSLLAGQEPIYGLYTSFFASIIYFIFGTSRHISVGIFGVLCLMVGQVVDREVQRAGYDLEPAALSVHADTVTYVNTTISLVNQTSRQPFCDKSCYAITVGATMTFIAGIYQVAMGFFQVGFVSVYLSDSLLSGFVTGASFTILTSQAKYLLGLDIPRSSGIGSLVTTWINIFRNIHKTNICDLITSFLCFLVLIPTKELNEHFKSRLKAPIPVELAVIVVATLASHFGKLRENYSSSVAGHIPTGFLPPRPPDWNLIPHVALDALPIAIIGFAITVSLSEMFAKKHGYTVKANQEMYAIGFCNILPSFFHCFTTSAALAKTLVKESTGCRTQLSGMVTALVILLVLLVIAPLFYSLQKCVLAVITIVNLRGALRKFKDLPKMWHLSKVDTVIWLVTMASSALISTEIGLLVGVCFSMLCVIFRTQRPEAPLLGWVAESETYESLSAYKNLQTKPGIMVFRFEAPLYYINKECFKSTLYKQTGVNPVWVKAAKKKAAKRMLREKGVDSGGKPTSISVELVSEPLEFHTIVIDCCAIQFLDTAGIRTLKEVCKDYREIDVQVLLAQCNPSVRSSLIRGEFFKEGEDHLLFHSVHQAVDFALGVQEHNRSCASKN, from the exons ATGGCAGCAGTGATAGAATTCAACAACATCCATTCGGTGTCTGAAGTGCCAGAAGAAGATGATGCTAAACACAGCTTTCATCACAGAATGTTTTTGGAACCTCAAGAGAAGAAGAGGAACATGAAGGCTCTGGTGGTTaagcaagcaaagaaaacttGCAGCTGCACTCCAGCCAAAGTTAAAGACTGTGTTTTCAGTCTCCTTCCTGTCTTGCAGTGGCTTCCTAAGTACAAACTGAGAGAGTACCTACTGGGAGACATAATGTCTGGTCTGATTGTGGGGATCTTGTTAGTCCCACAGTCAATTGCATATTCTctcctggctgggcaggagcctATTTATGGCCTTTATACATCCTTTTTTGCAAgcattatttatttcatatttggAACCTCCCGCCACATCTCAGTTGGCATCTTTGGTGTGCTTTGTCTGATGGTGGGACAAGTGGTGGACCGTGAGGTACAGAGAGCTGGCTATGACTTAGAGCCAGCTGCTCTTAGTGTCCATGCAGATACAGTAACATACGTAAACACCACCATTTCCCTTGTGAATCAGACATCACGTCAGCCATTCTGTGATAAAAGCTGCTATGCAATTACTGTGGGAGCCACCATGACCTTCATAGCTGGAATTTATCAG GTGGCCATGGGTTTCTTTCAAGTGGGCTTTGTCTCAGTGTACCTCTCCGATTCATTGCTCAGCGGATTTGTCACAGGTgcctcctttaccatcctgacctcacaagccaagtaTCTCCTGGGCCTAGACATTCCACGGAGCAGTGGCATCGGCTCCCTTGTAACCACATGGATAAACATCTTCAGAAACATACATAAGACCAACATTTGTGATCTCATCACCAGCTTCTTATGCTTTCTTGTTCTCATCCCAACCAAAGAGCTTAATGAACACTTTAAATCCAGGCTCAAGGCTCCAATACCAGTTGAATTAGCTGTGATTGTGGTAGCTACTTTGGCATCTCACTTTGGGAAGCTGAGAGAAAATTACAGCTCAAGTGTTGCTGGACACATCCCAACAGGGTTTCTCCCTCCTCGCCCTCCAGACTGGAACCTGATTCCTCATGTGGCTTTGGATGCTCTCCCCATAGCTATTATTGGCTTTGCCATCACTGTCTCCTTGTCAGAGATGTTTGCCAAGAAGCACGGTTACACTGTGAAGGCCAATCAAGAGATGTATGCCATTGGCTTCTGCAACATACTTCCCTCTTTCTTCCATTGCTTTACAACAAGTGCAGCCCTTGCCAAGACACTTGTTAAAGAGTCCACAGGTTGTAGGACACAGCTATCTGGCATGGTGACTGCTTTGGTCATCCTATTAGTCCTTCTTGTGATTGCACCTTTATTTTATTCCCTTCAGAAATGTGTCCTTGCTGTCATAACCATTGTAAACCTCAGAGGAGCCCTGCGGAAGTTCAAGGACCTGCCCAAAATGTGGCACTTGAGCAAAGTGGACACAGTGATCTGGCTAGTTACTATGGCATCCTCAGCACTCATAAGTACTGAGATTGGTCTTTTGGTTGGTGTTTGCTTCTCTATGCTCTGTGTCATTTTTCGAACTCAGAGACCAGAGGCACCGCTGCTTGGCTGGGTGGCAGAGTCTGAAACATATGAATCCCTGTCTGCTTATAAGAACTTGCAAACCAAGCCAGGCATCATGGTGTTCCGTTTTGAAGCACCCCTCTACTACATCAACAAAGAATGCTTTAAATCCACCCTGTACAAGCAAACTGGAGTTAACCCGGTCTGGGTGAAGGCAgcaaagaaaaaggcagcaaagaGAATGCTTAGAGAGAAAGGGGTGGATTCTGGCGGCAAACCGACCAGCATCTCGGTGGAACTTGTCTCTGAACCCCTGGAGTTTCACACAATAGTGATTGACTGTTGTGCAATACAGTTCCTGGACACGGCTGGAATACGTACGCTCAAAGAGGTCTGCAAGGATTACAGAGAGATAGATGTCCAGGTGCTACTGGCCCAGTGCAACCCTTCTGTGAGGAGTTCCCTGATCCGGGGAGAATTCTTTAAAGAGGGGGAGGACCACCTTCTCTTCCACAGTGTGCACCAGGCTGTGGACTTTGCATTGGGTGTGCAGGAGCACAACAGGAGCTGTGCTTCTAAAAACTAG